A window of the Leucothrix mucor DSM 2157 genome harbors these coding sequences:
- a CDS encoding type 4a pilus biogenesis protein PilO has protein sequence MAIDLQELNSLIDDPANVSLPVKIIAIFAVCSLVVFMGYKLIIIDKMSELDSRQAQESTLKQTYETKQARANQLPAFRAQLKEMQVSFGSLMKQLPSGTEIPGLILDISEKGLSNGLEIELFQPKPEGQKEFYAEKPIVLKANGTYNQLAAFVSDISGLPRIVTISDIRLSPEKVKDDKKKKNASFRLTMEAMITTYRYLDENDEGNS, from the coding sequence ATGGCCATTGATTTACAGGAATTAAATAGTCTGATCGATGATCCGGCTAATGTGTCTCTCCCAGTTAAAATCATTGCGATTTTTGCAGTTTGCAGCCTGGTAGTATTTATGGGCTACAAGCTAATCATCATTGATAAGATGAGTGAGTTAGATAGTCGACAGGCGCAAGAGTCAACACTCAAGCAGACTTATGAAACGAAACAGGCACGAGCGAATCAGCTGCCTGCTTTTCGGGCTCAGTTAAAAGAGATGCAAGTATCATTTGGCTCGCTGATGAAGCAGCTGCCAAGTGGGACTGAAATCCCGGGACTTATCTTGGATATCTCGGAGAAGGGTTTGTCTAACGGATTGGAAATCGAGTTATTCCAACCGAAGCCTGAAGGGCAAAAAGAGTTCTATGCGGAAAAGCCAATTGTGCTCAAAGCGAATGGAACTTATAACCAGTTGGCTGCGTTTGTGAGCGATATCTCTGGTTTGCCGCGAATTGTAACCATTTCTGACATTCGACTGTCACCTGAAAAGGTGAAGGACGATAAAAAGAAGAAGAATGCATCCTTCCGATTGACGATGGAAGCGATGATTACAACCTATCGCTATCTTGATGAAAATGATGAAGGTAATAGCTAA
- a CDS encoding pilus assembly protein PilM: protein MFSFNKKGGLLGIDISSSAVKLIELSHKNGTYRVESYGVASLPEGAAYERDIVEADPVGEAIKRVLKQSRTKTRHCALGIPSSMAINKVIAMPASIPASEMEAQVTLEAEQYIPYPMEEVNFDFEVLGPSAQSPEMVDVLLAATRTENVEIRLAAAEMAGLTVDVVDLESHAIELLFSTLVDDVIKHDTVALVDFGSSMTGVNVFEKGRVVFAREQAFGGKQLTEEIMQRYGLPYSEAGLAKKNGNLPEGYIPEVLDPFRENMVRQVQRFLQFYHASTQTGNVDKILLSGGCASIPGIDEQIQDATGVPTTLANPFSNVVLNSRVNPARFTSDIPAMLVSTGLALRGII, encoded by the coding sequence GTGTTTTCTTTCAATAAAAAAGGCGGGCTCCTCGGAATTGATATCAGTTCCTCGGCAGTCAAGCTGATTGAGCTCTCCCATAAGAACGGCACCTACCGCGTTGAGAGTTACGGCGTAGCGTCCTTACCTGAAGGTGCCGCGTACGAGCGAGACATCGTCGAGGCGGATCCGGTTGGTGAAGCAATCAAACGTGTACTGAAGCAAAGTCGTACTAAAACCCGACACTGTGCGTTGGGTATTCCATCGTCGATGGCCATTAATAAAGTAATCGCAATGCCGGCATCTATACCTGCTTCTGAAATGGAAGCTCAGGTAACGTTGGAAGCTGAGCAGTACATTCCTTATCCAATGGAAGAAGTTAACTTTGACTTTGAGGTGCTTGGCCCTTCGGCGCAGTCACCTGAAATGGTCGATGTACTTCTGGCTGCAACCCGAACTGAGAATGTTGAAATTCGTTTGGCTGCGGCAGAAATGGCTGGCCTAACGGTCGATGTGGTTGATCTTGAGTCGCACGCGATCGAACTACTATTTAGTACCTTGGTTGATGATGTCATTAAGCACGACACCGTTGCTTTGGTCGATTTTGGCTCATCCATGACCGGTGTTAACGTCTTTGAAAAAGGGCGTGTTGTCTTTGCCCGAGAGCAAGCATTTGGTGGTAAGCAGCTGACCGAAGAAATCATGCAGCGCTATGGCTTGCCTTACTCTGAGGCTGGACTCGCTAAGAAAAACGGTAACTTACCGGAAGGCTATATTCCTGAAGTACTTGATCCATTCCGAGAAAACATGGTTCGTCAGGTTCAACGATTTTTGCAGTTTTATCATGCCTCTACCCAGACTGGGAATGTCGATAAGATTCTGCTATCGGGCGGTTGTGCGAGTATTCCAGGTATTGATGAGCAGATTCAGGATGCAACTGGTGTACCGACTACACTGGCTAACCCATTTTCGAATGTGGTGTTGAATTCACGAGTTAATCCGGCTCGTTTTACCAGTGATATCCCCGCGATGCTTGTATCAACCGGACTGGCTCTGCGAGGAATTATCTAA
- a CDS encoding PilN domain-containing protein yields the protein MAGLNLLPWREQARKDSQKQFVMTVVGAVAVSALTVFAGYSFYQDQITKQETRNQYLTTEIKKLDETIAKIKKLDVTRKALLDRITIIEGLQSTRPGIVHLFDEMVKSLPKGLYLTNLEQKENKIKLEGKAESNARVSSYMNRLDMSPWLSSSALNIISIDTRKETDKLRNFSLSVTQLLKSGSDEEIQ from the coding sequence ATGGCAGGATTAAATTTATTACCTTGGCGCGAACAGGCTCGCAAAGATAGCCAAAAACAATTCGTAATGACGGTAGTTGGTGCGGTGGCTGTTTCAGCATTGACGGTATTTGCCGGTTACAGTTTTTATCAGGATCAGATTACTAAGCAGGAAACGCGTAATCAGTATTTGACCACTGAGATTAAGAAGCTGGATGAAACGATCGCTAAGATTAAGAAGCTGGATGTAACGCGTAAGGCATTGTTAGACCGCATTACGATTATCGAAGGCTTGCAGTCTACTCGTCCTGGCATTGTTCACTTGTTTGATGAGATGGTGAAATCGCTTCCTAAGGGCTTGTACCTAACCAATCTTGAGCAGAAAGAAAACAAAATTAAACTGGAAGGGAAGGCAGAGTCTAATGCACGCGTTTCCAGCTACATGAATCGCTTGGATATGTCCCCTTGGCTGAGTTCTTCAGCATTGAATATCATTTCGATCGATACCCGAAAAGAAACGGATAAATTGAGAAACTTTAGCCTTAGCGTTACTCAGTTATTGAAATCCGGCAGCGATGAGGAGATTCAATAA
- a CDS encoding pilus assembly protein PilP, with protein sequence MNTKMLPRKVLLPICCCAASVLLSGCIQDTSDLDVYFESHRAKPARPISPIPEVKPYLRYVYPENEKDPFDVSMLEPNEVPVVDSGIEVDTTRVKEFLEGFPLDSLKMVGTVQKDNKLWALIKIPDGGVQSVRQGNYVGQNYGKIVSVSEAKLDLSEIVTNGLGGYKEQDNKLLLEQ encoded by the coding sequence ATGAACACTAAAATGTTGCCTCGTAAGGTATTGTTACCCATCTGCTGCTGTGCGGCCAGTGTGCTTTTGTCTGGTTGTATTCAGGATACGTCAGACTTAGACGTGTATTTTGAATCACACAGAGCCAAGCCTGCACGACCCATTTCTCCGATTCCGGAAGTAAAGCCATATTTACGTTATGTGTATCCGGAGAATGAAAAGGACCCGTTTGATGTCTCCATGTTGGAGCCAAATGAAGTGCCGGTCGTAGACTCGGGTATTGAAGTGGATACCACGCGAGTGAAAGAATTCCTGGAAGGCTTCCCGCTAGACAGTTTAAAGATGGTGGGTACCGTGCAGAAAGATAATAAGCTATGGGCGTTAATTAAGATTCCAGATGGTGGAGTTCAAAGCGTCAGGCAGGGAAATTATGTTGGGCAAAACTACGGCAAGATTGTCTCGGTGTCCGAGGCGAAACTAGACTTGTCTGAAATTGTAACCAATGGATTGGGCGGATATAAAGAGCAGGATAACAAGCTGCTGTTGGAGCAATAA